A window of Bacillus toyonensis BCT-7112 genomic DNA:
GCGCCTAATAATAGTACTGCTCCGCTTACAATGCTCAATAATACTTTCTTCATCTATAATTCCCCCTTAATATACGTTCCAAAATAAAAAGCACCTCTCAAAATAAGAGAGGTGCCGAATAGACGAAATAGGTTCCTCTCTTATCTTCCAAAACGAAAACTCGTTTTGCAGGAATTAGCACCTTAGCTTATACGTTATAAGCTCGGTTGCCGGGCATCATCGGGCCAGTCCCTCCGCCACTCTTGATAAGAGTATGTATATGTAGTTTTTAAATATGGTACTAATAGTAAATCTAACAAAAGGAATTGTCAACTTTATTTTCTGAATATATTTTATTTTAAGGTAATCGAAACGTTTCCTTTCTTATGGCCCATTTCTACATACGTATGGGCTTCTGCAACTTCTTCTAATCGGTAAGTTCTATCAATAACAGGTTTTAGCTTTTCTGTTTCAACTAGTTGTTTTAGTAGGTTCATATCTTCTTTACTGACCTTTGCCATCATTCCGTTAACAGATACATATTTTCCATTAGGCATTAATGCGTCTGTACAAAGAGACTTTTTATATTTTCCAACTGCATCAAATATAATATCGTAGTTCTCGCCCTGTTTAGTAAAATCTTCTTTCATATAATCAATTACTTTATCAGTCCCTAAAGATTGCACTAGTTCAAAATTTGAATTACTACAAACAGCTGTAACGGTCGCGCCGAAATATTTAGCAAGTTGTACAGCAGCTGTTCCTACTGATCCAGAGGCGCCGTATATGAGCACTTGTTGCCCTTTTTTTATACGGCCCTTCCTCAGAAAATGCAATGCTGAAGTTCCGCCAAAAGGAATAACGGCAGCTTCTTCATATGTCACATTGGTAGGTTTTAATGCTATTAATCCACTTTCATGCACGCATGTGTATTCGGCATAACCACCAAGGTTTAGTTCTGTTAATGCAAAAACTGGGTCTCCTTTTTTAAATTGAGTTACATCTGTTCCAATTTCTTCGATTTCACCGGATAACTCTACGCCGAGTATAGGTTTTCTCGGTTTTCTAAAACCTAATATGATCCGCATAGGAACCCAAAATAAGAGGGGACTATTAAAGCCACGTATTCTACAATCTCCAGTCGATACACTTGTTGCGCGAATTTTAACTAATACTTCGTTCTTTTTAGGTTTAGGTTTTTCTACATTTTGAAGCTGGAGAACGTTTGGTGGTCCATATTGTGTACAAATAATCGCCTTCATAATAACCTCCTGAAATGAGTTGTTATTATTTACATCATATTTAAGATCTTCATTAAACATGTCTCTATATAGAGAATATAGATTAAAAATTATATAGATTTCATAGGAAAAGAGGTGATATTATTTTGGGAAAGGGGGCGACATTATGAAAAAAATTATTTTTGTTTCAAGTTTAGTACTTGCAATCAGTCTAGGGGTAGGGTGTAGTAATGAGAAAACAGCAAAGACGGATGAGCCGAAAAAAGAATCAGTTCAAAAAGAAAAGGAATTAGCAGCGAAGGATGTTTTCAAGAAAACGAACGAAGCTTTTAAAAATGAAGAGCATGTAACGATGACATATGGTGTAGGCGTAAAAGCTGAGGGAACAGAGATGGACATATTAAAGGCTAAGATGCAATTAGAGCCAAAGACAAAGAATTCTCGTTCTGAAATGAATATTTCCGGTACAGATGTTGTAGTGTATACTGTGGATGGTAAAGTTGCTGGTGAGGTAAAAAACCCTAATACAGGAGAAGTTATAACCGTACCAGAGGAGCAATTAAACGCTGGTGGAATGAAAGCGACTCAAGATATTATAGATAAGTTAGAAGTACCGGAAGTAGTTTTAGATAAAATGAAGATGGAGAAAAGCGGAGATAAATATAAACTGAAATTTACATTAAAAGGGCAAGAAACAGAAAGTATGTTAACTAGCATGGATGAAACGCAGAAGAAAATGTTACAAGCACAAAATGCGAAGATAGAAGAAGTGGATGCAGAATATATCATTACAAAAGATTTTAAATATGAATCAGCAAAGATAGACATGATTATGAGTAGTAATGGCAAGGATAAAGCACACATTATTACGAACGCAAAATATACGTCGTACGAAAAGTTTGACCCAATAAAATTGCCAGCAGCAAAGTAACAGTTTTGATGAGGGGGACCTAAAATAAGGACCCTCTTTTTTGTATACTTTCTTCATAGGAAAATAGGTACAATATGAAGAGGAAAAGATGTAGAAGAGGAGAGTGTCATTTGAAAAAAAGAAAGATGATGGTGGTCATTGTAGCTTATACAGTGTTGCTTGCAACATCTGTAAATACATATAAAGAGCAACTAATTCATCCCATTATGAGCGATGTAGGAAAGTTACTTCCAACGAAAATTAAACGTGTTGAACATGCTGAGGATGAAAGTTCATTAAAACAGGTCGTGCAAGATGCAAATGTTTCTAGAGAGAAGATTTCTATTGCAGGTATGCAACATAGCCAAGGCGGACAGACGTACTATCCGAACGGTACGATGCTTGATATGAAAGAGTATAATAAAATATTAGCATTCGATCCAGAGAAGAAGCGGATTACAGTTCAAAGTGGTGTCACGTGGAATGATATCCAGAAGAAAATTAATCCATACGGTCTTGCAGTTCAAGTGATGCAATCTCAAAACATTTTTACTGTTGGTGGTTCATTAAGTGTAAATGTACATGGGCGTGATATTCGTCATGAAGCATTGATTGATACAGTAGAGTCATTTAGATTGTTAATGGCAGATGGCACGGTACGTAATATAAGTAGAGAAGAAAATGCAGAGTTATTTCCATATGTCATCGGTGGTTACGGGTTATTTGGTGTCATTTTAGATGTGACATTAAAGCTAACTGATGATGAATTATATGAAATGCATACGAGAATGATAGACTATAAAGAATACACGTCTTACTTCAAAGAGAAAGTGAAAAAAGAAGAAAATGTTCGTATGCACTTAGCACGTATTTCTGTTGCTCCAAATTCATTTTTAAAAGAGATGTATGTGACGGATTATGCATTGGCACAAAATCAAAATATGAGAGAAGAGTACAGTGAATTAAAAGAAGAAAATATTATAGCTGCACCGAAATTTTTGCTTGGATTATCACGTTATAGTGATTGGGGAAAGAATACATTTTGGGATATACAAAGAAGTTATTTTGAACGTACAGATGGACAGTTTGAGACGCGGAATAATGTTATGAGATCAGATAGTGCTTTTATGGAATATGAAAATCCGAACCTTACAGAAGTGCTACAAGAATACTTTGTGCCTATAGATTCCTTCACGGAATATATAGATGATTTACGTGCCGTATTAAGTGAAGAAGAACTGAACTTGCTCAATATTACGATTCGTTACGTGGAAAAGAATGAAAATGCAGTTTTATCCTATGCAAAAGATGATATGTTTGCACTGGTGCTTTTAATTAACCAAGGACGCTCCGAGAGTGAGGTGAAGAAAACAGAGGATGTCATTCGGAAGATGATTGATGTTACTTTAAAACATAACGGTAGTTATTATTTACCGTATTATTCTTATCCAACGAAAGAACAGCTAAAGAAAGCATATCCTCGTATAGAAGAATTTCTTCAGAAGAAGAAGGAAGTGGATCCAGAAGAGAGATTTGTGAATTTATTTTATAGGGAGTATACGAAATGACATATAGAAGATTTGTAGCCTCACAAAGCATCATTATGATGGCAGGAAGTATGGTATTTCCTTTTTACATTCTATTGCTTCGGAATGTTGGAAATAGCTTCTCACAGTTTGGGTGGGCTTATGGCTTATTTGCATTAACTTCAGCACTTGTATATCCGTTAGTAGGGAAGGCGTCTGATAGAGTAGGTGATCAAAAATTATTAATAATATACGCTTGGTCCATGGCGATATTAATGCTTTGTTTTCCAATTGCAACGGAAGTCTGGCATGTGTATATTCTTCAAGTTGTAATGGGAGTTTTAGGTGCTGTGCAGCGTAATACTGAGAAAACGTCGTTAGCACGAAAGGTTGTGCAGGAAAAGGCTGGTTATGAGATTGGAAAATACCATGTGTGGACATCAATTGGAGGCGCAGTAGCGATTATTGTAACGGGGTATTTAGTAGATTTCTTTACGATTGGTACGATTTTTTATATTGCATCTATCTTATATGTAGTAAGTGGAGTTGTATTAAGTAGTAAAAAAATATAACCATTCCTATTTTTACCTAAATACCCTTTGTTTGTTATACTAAAAGGGAAGACAAAAGAAAAGGGGACATTGCCTTTGATGAAATTTTTAGTTTTAGTTATTCTCACTTTGTTTTTGATTCCATGGACAAGAAGCGGTAGTAAACTTCGAGCAGTGGATAAGAAGGGGGATGAGAAGGTTGTAAAGGGTAAGAAATCATCCATTTTAGTTATTCCTGTTTTATTTTGGATAGGTATTGCAATCTATGAATATTTTTGGCTAATTGATGATCGAGCAGATTCGATTCTTACTCATTATTCTGTTGCAGTAGCAATTTTAATTGGGCTTGTTTTATTTTCACAAGATCAGATAGGGAAATTAGAAGGTACATTAAAAGGTCTTCTAATGTTTGTTTTACTTGCAAGTTACGGCTATTTTGGTTATTTGCACGATATAGTAATCACGCAAAAGAAATATGATTCTGTTGTTAAGGTAGAGAAAGATATTTCAGAGCCATTTACTGAAAATGATCAGCCGTTTACAGTGCCGCCAAAGACAGCGGAGAATAAGATGAAAAAAGTATTTGGGGATATTCCGAAAGTAGCTTATTTTGAGCTAGGAGAATTAACGCCACAAATGGTAAACGGTGAGGCTTTATATGTAGCGCCGATTGAAGTTTCAGGATTTTTTAAAGCACGTAAAGCTGAAACAATTCCAGGGTACGTAACGATGTCAGGTACGAACCCTGATGCCGAAGCGAAACTGCATCTCGGTTATAAGATGAAATACGTGCCAAGCATGTTTTTCGGGAATAATTTAGAGCGTGTCGTACGAAAATCCGAACCAAATTTAATCTTTAAAGGGAAACCTAAATTTGAAGTTGATGATAAAGGGAAACCGTATTATACAATGACATATGGTGAATTTATTTCAGGGAGATCTGGATTTGAGGTAGAGGGTGTTGTTGTAGTAGATGCACAAACAGGTGAAGTGAAAAGATATGATAAAGGAAAGGCACCTAAATTTGTTGATGGTGTATTGAATCATGAGACCGCATCTACATTAAATACGTATTTCGGTAAATATATTCACGGATTTTGGAATACAAAATTCTCGCAAACTGATATGAAGATTCCGACTGAGTGGGGGACGAAAGAAGGAGTGACACCAATCTTCGGTAAGGATGGAACGCTATATTACTTTACTGATTTCACCTCTCCAAAAGAAGGAGTAGATTCTGCGTTAGGTTATTCACTTATTGATGCACGTACAGGTAAGTTGTATTACTATAACGGAAAAGAAGTAAAGGGAATTATGGATGGTTCAGCTGCTTCAGAAGTGGTGGATAATTCCTTTAAAAGAGAGAAATGGCATGGAACGATGCCGGTTATTTATAACGTGTACGGTAAACCTTCTTGGATTGTACCTGTTATTGATGACGGGGGATTAGTACGTGCCCATACTGTCATCTATGCTTCTAATGCAAAAATATTTGCAACAGGTTCGACGCAAAAAGAAGCTCTTGAAAATTATAAAAATGCGCTAAGCGGGAGTGGAGATTCATTTAGACCAACTTCGAGTGGAAAAGAAGCGCAAAAAGAAGGTATTGTACAGCGAGTATATAAAGAAAAATCAGGTGAAAATACAATTGTGTATGTACTGTTAGAAAATGAACAAAAAGTATTTATGATACCTGCGAAAAAATTCCCATATGCTATGTTTACAGAAGTGGGAGATCCAATTCAAATCACATACTTAGATACAGGAGAGGCGATGTCTTCCGTATCTAAATTTACAAATAGCAACTTGAAAAAGTAAAGCGATAGAATTTCTATCGCTTTTTTTTACATTATGAAAGAGGAAAATGCGCTATACTTGACGTATGTTTATGTTGTAACTATAATTGTTACGATTCAGT
This region includes:
- a CDS encoding NAD(P)-dependent alcohol dehydrogenase → MKAIICTQYGPPNVLQLQNVEKPKPKKNEVLVKIRATSVSTGDCRIRGFNSPLLFWVPMRIILGFRKPRKPILGVELSGEIEEIGTDVTQFKKGDPVFALTELNLGGYAEYTCVHESGLIALKPTNVTYEEAAVIPFGGTSALHFLRKGRIKKGQQVLIYGASGSVGTAAVQLAKYFGATVTAVCSNSNFELVQSLGTDKVIDYMKEDFTKQGENYDIIFDAVGKYKKSLCTDALMPNGKYVSVNGMMAKVSKEDMNLLKQLVETEKLKPVIDRTYRLEEVAEAHTYVEMGHKKGNVSITLK
- a CDS encoding FAD-binding oxidoreductase, producing the protein MKKRKMMVVIVAYTVLLATSVNTYKEQLIHPIMSDVGKLLPTKIKRVEHAEDESSLKQVVQDANVSREKISIAGMQHSQGGQTYYPNGTMLDMKEYNKILAFDPEKKRITVQSGVTWNDIQKKINPYGLAVQVMQSQNIFTVGGSLSVNVHGRDIRHEALIDTVESFRLLMADGTVRNISREENAELFPYVIGGYGLFGVILDVTLKLTDDELYEMHTRMIDYKEYTSYFKEKVKKEENVRMHLARISVAPNSFLKEMYVTDYALAQNQNMREEYSELKEENIIAAPKFLLGLSRYSDWGKNTFWDIQRSYFERTDGQFETRNNVMRSDSAFMEYENPNLTEVLQEYFVPIDSFTEYIDDLRAVLSEEELNLLNITIRYVEKNENAVLSYAKDDMFALVLLINQGRSESEVKKTEDVIRKMIDVTLKHNGSYYLPYYSYPTKEQLKKAYPRIEEFLQKKKEVDPEERFVNLFYREYTK
- a CDS encoding MFS transporter gives rise to the protein MTYRRFVASQSIIMMAGSMVFPFYILLLRNVGNSFSQFGWAYGLFALTSALVYPLVGKASDRVGDQKLLIIYAWSMAILMLCFPIATEVWHVYILQVVMGVLGAVQRNTEKTSLARKVVQEKAGYEIGKYHVWTSIGGAVAIIVTGYLVDFFTIGTIFYIASILYVVSGVVLSSKKI
- a CDS encoding DUF6612 family protein, with the protein product MKKIIFVSSLVLAISLGVGCSNEKTAKTDEPKKESVQKEKELAAKDVFKKTNEAFKNEEHVTMTYGVGVKAEGTEMDILKAKMQLEPKTKNSRSEMNISGTDVVVYTVDGKVAGEVKNPNTGEVITVPEEQLNAGGMKATQDIIDKLEVPEVVLDKMKMEKSGDKYKLKFTLKGQETESMLTSMDETQKKMLQAQNAKIEEVDAEYIITKDFKYESAKIDMIMSSNGKDKAHIITNAKYTSYEKFDPIKLPAAK
- a CDS encoding DUF3981 domain-containing protein, giving the protein MKFLVLVILTLFLIPWTRSGSKLRAVDKKGDEKVVKGKKSSILVIPVLFWIGIAIYEYFWLIDDRADSILTHYSVAVAILIGLVLFSQDQIGKLEGTLKGLLMFVLLASYGYFGYLHDIVITQKKYDSVVKVEKDISEPFTENDQPFTVPPKTAENKMKKVFGDIPKVAYFELGELTPQMVNGEALYVAPIEVSGFFKARKAETIPGYVTMSGTNPDAEAKLHLGYKMKYVPSMFFGNNLERVVRKSEPNLIFKGKPKFEVDDKGKPYYTMTYGEFISGRSGFEVEGVVVVDAQTGEVKRYDKGKAPKFVDGVLNHETASTLNTYFGKYIHGFWNTKFSQTDMKIPTEWGTKEGVTPIFGKDGTLYYFTDFTSPKEGVDSALGYSLIDARTGKLYYYNGKEVKGIMDGSAASEVVDNSFKREKWHGTMPVIYNVYGKPSWIVPVIDDGGLVRAHTVIYASNAKIFATGSTQKEALENYKNALSGSGDSFRPTSSGKEAQKEGIVQRVYKEKSGENTIVYVLLENEQKVFMIPAKKFPYAMFTEVGDPIQITYLDTGEAMSSVSKFTNSNLKK